A stretch of Carya illinoinensis cultivar Pawnee chromosome 14, C.illinoinensisPawnee_v1, whole genome shotgun sequence DNA encodes these proteins:
- the LOC122295222 gene encoding UPF0481 protein At3g47200-like, producing MEKMVSCPASAANDSIKKEECKELIIDIPLALEPPRWPECCIYRVPKRLREVKHMAYTPRLVSIGPFHHCMRKELKDMEIQKLRYLRDFCYRTGKSMENLACIIQSNEVRIRHSYSENFLLGSKEFVNMILLDAIFILELFWRKSEKSMAQKDYILSQPCMERGVRYDLLLLENQIPFFVLEELYCGDQQNEAGLQNEKLQEQLLIKKDILLKLSCRFFRDLYSDEQPDPKIGEVKHFTDLVRCFFPPPNPKQKENEKHVKHLYTATKLAEAGLKFRPVSGRSLLEIQFLENKCLESFPCLNLSWLLACLPFLKSTCLTRVQRFLEIPALRVDDKTEGLFRNLMALEQCHYPFKTYICDYIVLLDDLITTKADVGLLADKKIIVNELGSNAAVTDLFNKLGHEIESNGIFYLDLNKQLDEYYENSWNRVVATLTSVYFQDFWRGTATMVGLIVLGLTLWNFARLIRN from the coding sequence ATGGAAAAGATGGTCTCATGCCCAGCATCCGCAGCCAATGATtccattaaaaaagaagaatgcAAAGAGCTGATCATTGACATTCCACTGGCCCTGGAGCCTCCTCGTTGGCCTGAGTGCTGCATCTACAGAGTTCCCAAGAGACTTCGCGAGGTCAAACATATGGCCTATACCCCTCGGCTGGTTTCTATCGGCCCTTTTCATCACTGCATGAGAAAAGAGTTGAAGGACATGGAGATACAAAAACTCAGATATTTAAGAGACTTCTGTTATCGTACTGGGAAGAGCATGGAGAATCTTGCATGCATCATCCAGAGCAACGAAGTGAGAATTCGCCATAGCTATTCAGAGAACTTTCTACTCGGAAGTAAAGAGTTTGTAAACATGATTCTACTGGATGCTATCTTTATACTTGAGCTCTTCTGGAGGAAATCTGAAAAATCAATGGctcaaaaagattatatattaaGTCAACCCTGTATGGAACGTGGTGTACGGTATGACTTGCTTCTGCTAGAGAATCAAATTCCTTTTTTTGTTCTCGAGGAGTTATACTGTGGTGATCAGCAAAATGAAGCTGGCCTGCAAAATGAGAAACTCCAAGAACAACTGCTCATAAAAAAGGATATTCTTCTTAAGTTATCATGCAGGTTCTTTCGTGATCTTTATAGTGATGAGCAGCCAGACCCCAAGATCGGTGAAGTAAAGCACTTCACAGATTTGGTGAGATGCTTTTTCCCTCCACCCaacccaaaacaaaaagaaaatgaaaaacatgTTAAACACCTATATACAGCAACAAAACTTGCAGAGGCAGGGTTGAAATTCAGGCCAGTTTCAGGAAGGAGTTTACTCGAAATACAATTTCTGGAGAATAAATGCTTAGAAAGCTTCCCGTGCCTCAACCTTTCATGGCTCTTGGCTTGCTTACCATTCCTGAAATCCACCTGCTTGACACGTGTGCAACGTTTTCTGGAAATCCCAGCCCTTCGTGTTGACGACAAAACCGAAGGTCTTTTTCGAAACCTGATGGCCTTGGAGCAGTGCCATTATCCATTCAAAACTTACATCTGTGATTATATTGTACTGTTGGATGATCTTATTACAACTAAAGCAGATGTAGGGCTGCTTGCTGACAAGAAGATCATTGTTAACGAGTTGGGTTCCAACGCTGCAGTGACGGATCTGTTTAACAAGCTCGGCCATGAGATTGAGAGCAATGGAATCTTTTACTTGGATCTCAATAAACAACTTGACGAGTACTACGAGAACAGTTGGAACCGTGTCGTGGCAACCTTAACAAGTGTGTATTTCCAAGATTTTTGGAGAGGCACTGCTACTATGGTTGGACTTATTGTCCTGGGTCTCACTTTGTGGAATTTCGCTAGGCTCATTcggaattaa